Proteins encoded by one window of Serratia nevei:
- a CDS encoding ribbon-helix-helix domain-containing protein, producing MEKKTARLTVLIDPDKKKALEDLCLQQDVTPSQVVRQLIRDYLHKHQVDYPSQPTHANPRVESN from the coding sequence ATGGAAAAGAAAACGGCGCGGCTAACGGTGCTGATTGACCCGGACAAGAAAAAAGCCCTGGAAGACCTGTGCCTGCAGCAGGACGTCACCCCTTCCCAGGTGGTGCGCCAGCTGATCCGCGATTACCTGCATAAGCATCAGGTGGACTACCCCAGCCAGCCGACCCACGCCAACCCGCGCGTAGAGAGCAATTGA
- a CDS encoding spermidine synthase — protein MSLVDSLLRTLDFSPRGQVIAREADAWGEIIVSDHKDYRTLRFDGICEQSKMSLSNPAQPIHNYIKAMLMAVAWQPPTSALILGLGGGSLLRALHALDPAMRLEVVELRAAVIAIARRYFTLPATDTISLRTADAMDFVRPPAETRYDLIFSDLYSAFAMDPQQGSQTFLENCAARLNDGGWLVLNYHDLPDENSLLYHSLHRVFNTVLFCVAPSGNVIIYATLARVTLPLSALRNLAAGSGELFNCELGYLSRKIERLHFR, from the coding sequence ATGTCTCTGGTTGACAGCTTACTCAGAACCCTCGATTTCTCTCCGCGCGGCCAGGTGATCGCCCGCGAAGCCGACGCCTGGGGCGAAATCATCGTTTCCGATCACAAGGACTACCGCACGCTGCGGTTTGACGGCATCTGCGAGCAGAGCAAGATGAGCCTCAGCAACCCCGCGCAGCCGATCCACAACTACATCAAAGCGATGCTGATGGCGGTGGCCTGGCAGCCGCCGACGTCGGCGTTGATCCTGGGGTTGGGCGGCGGCAGCCTGCTGCGTGCGCTGCACGCCCTCGATCCGGCGATGCGCCTGGAGGTGGTCGAGCTGCGCGCCGCGGTGATCGCCATCGCACGCCGTTATTTTACGCTGCCGGCCACCGACACCATCAGCCTGCGCACCGCCGATGCCATGGACTTCGTGCGCCCGCCCGCCGAGACGCGCTACGATCTGATCTTCTCCGATCTCTATTCGGCGTTTGCCATGGATCCGCAGCAAGGCAGCCAGACCTTCCTGGAAAACTGCGCCGCAAGGCTGAACGACGGGGGCTGGCTGGTGCTGAATTACCACGATCTGCCCGACGAAAATAGCCTGCTGTACCACAGCCTGCACCGGGTATTCAACACCGTGCTGTTTTGCGTCGCCCCCAGCGGCAACGTCATTATTTACGCCACGCTAGCCCGGGTGACGCTGCCGCTGAGCGCGCTACGCAATCTGGCCGCCGGCAGCGGCGAACTGTTCAACTGCGAGCTCGGCTATCTGTCGCGCAAAATAGAGCGGCTGCATTTCCGCTAA
- the fabZ gene encoding 3-hydroxyacyl-ACP dehydratase FabZ, whose amino-acid sequence MPLNGHPLQFNDIQAILPHRYPCLLVDRVLPAGTCIAEGRLSAIKNITANEPTFWSGHAHFAGFPGVLLVEALAQSTGLLAHYYLGALNEGEHYYFAAIQRARFYRAARPGDQVLMEVAFVRRRGAIARFTGRASIDGQRICTADFMCARK is encoded by the coding sequence ATGCCATTGAATGGTCATCCCCTGCAATTCAACGATATTCAGGCGATTTTGCCTCATCGCTATCCCTGCCTGTTGGTCGATCGCGTGCTGCCCGCCGGCACCTGCATTGCCGAAGGGCGGCTGAGCGCCATCAAGAACATCACCGCCAATGAGCCGACGTTCTGGAGTGGCCACGCCCACTTCGCCGGTTTTCCCGGCGTGCTGTTGGTAGAAGCGCTGGCGCAAAGCACCGGCCTGCTGGCCCATTACTATCTCGGGGCGCTGAACGAAGGGGAACATTACTATTTCGCCGCCATCCAGCGGGCGCGTTTTTATCGCGCCGCCCGCCCCGGCGATCAGGTGCTGATGGAGGTCGCCTTTGTGCGCCGGCGCGGGGCGATCGCCCGCTTTACCGGCCGTGCCAGCATCGACGGCCAACGCATTTGCACCGCCGATTTCATGTGCGCCCGTAAATAG
- a CDS encoding TIGR00645 family protein: protein MERLLENTMYASRWLLAPVYVGLSLALVALSIKFFQEILHVLPNIFSIAEADLILTLLSLVDMALVGGLLVMVMFSGYENFVSQLDITEGKEKLSWLGKMDATSLKNKVAASIVAISSIHLLRVFMDAKNVPDNKLMWYVIIHLTFVLSAFVMGYLDKVTRSKH, encoded by the coding sequence ATTGAACGCTTGCTCGAAAACACGATGTACGCCTCCCGTTGGCTGCTCGCACCGGTTTATGTCGGCCTTTCACTGGCTCTGGTCGCCCTGTCGATCAAGTTTTTTCAGGAGATCCTGCACGTCCTGCCCAACATTTTTTCTATCGCCGAAGCCGATCTGATCCTGACCCTGCTGTCGCTAGTCGACATGGCGCTGGTGGGCGGGCTGTTGGTCATGGTGATGTTCTCCGGGTATGAAAACTTCGTCTCGCAGCTGGATATCACCGAAGGGAAAGAAAAGCTGAGCTGGCTGGGCAAAATGGACGCCACCTCGCTGAAAAACAAAGTCGCCGCCTCCATCGTCGCCATCTCTTCCATTCACCTGCTGCGGGTGTTTATGGACGCCAAGAACGTGCCGGACAACAAGCTGATGTGGTATGTGATCATCCATCTCACCTTCGTGCTGTCCGCTTTCGTGATGGGCTATCTGGACAAGGTCACCCGTTCCAAGCACTAA
- a CDS encoding CPBP family intramembrane glutamic endopeptidase: MVDNAFIARTRAVNGCFSMFLLMFLITFIPLFIENKAALMRQGLLLPLLYGMEFVAIFSLYLLFFRRREGLGKGEVKRNDFALLLFALLVIQFIFPRLMGVEKTETWVTEQVALPGEILALNAALLVFVVPVYEEIVFRGCLFNALMYWFNDKVIWAALTVSVIFAVLHTQYTDWRTLAALVLISLVLTAARVRSKGIYLPIGLHMTMNGVVMAASYALN, encoded by the coding sequence ATGGTCGACAATGCGTTTATCGCGAGAACGCGAGCCGTTAATGGCTGCTTTTCCATGTTTTTGCTGATGTTCCTGATTACATTTATTCCGTTGTTCATTGAGAACAAAGCCGCCTTGATGCGACAAGGGCTATTGCTACCGTTGCTGTACGGAATGGAATTTGTCGCTATCTTTTCGTTATACCTGCTCTTTTTCCGCCGTAGAGAAGGATTGGGCAAAGGCGAGGTTAAACGCAACGATTTTGCGCTGCTGCTGTTCGCGCTGTTGGTGATTCAGTTTATTTTCCCGCGCTTGATGGGCGTGGAAAAAACGGAAACCTGGGTGACGGAGCAGGTGGCATTGCCCGGCGAGATTTTGGCGCTCAATGCCGCTTTGTTGGTTTTCGTCGTCCCCGTCTATGAAGAGATCGTATTTCGCGGCTGTCTGTTTAACGCACTGATGTATTGGTTTAACGATAAGGTGATTTGGGCCGCGTTAACGGTGTCTGTCATCTTTGCCGTTTTGCATACCCAGTACACCGATTGGCGCACATTGGCAGCCCTGGTGCTCATCTCGCTGGTGTTAACGGCCGCCCGAGTAAGATCCAAAGGGATCTATTTGCCCATTGGGCTGCATATGACCATGAATGGCGTCGTGATGGCGGCCAGCTATGCGTTAAATTGA
- a CDS encoding SelT/SelW/SelH family protein, whose protein sequence is MKNAPAVTIHYCSQCNWLLRAGWMAQELLNTFGDDLASVTLMPGTGGVYQISVDGVMIWDRKIDGGFPDAAQLKQRLRDHSFPDRSLGHSDGKKARH, encoded by the coding sequence ATGAAAAATGCCCCCGCAGTGACGATCCACTACTGTTCACAATGCAACTGGCTGCTGCGCGCCGGCTGGATGGCGCAAGAGCTGCTCAATACCTTCGGCGACGATCTCGCCTCCGTCACGCTGATGCCGGGCACCGGCGGGGTCTATCAAATCAGCGTCGATGGCGTGATGATTTGGGATCGCAAAATTGACGGCGGCTTCCCCGATGCGGCGCAGCTGAAGCAGCGGCTGCGCGATCACAGCTTCCCCGATCGTTCTCTCGGCCACAGCGACGGGAAGAAAGCCCGGCACTGA
- a CDS encoding FAD/NAD(P)-binding oxidoreductase — translation MKPEKINTQKSVVVIGGGSSGIGIAASIRKRIKDIDITVVEPNDCHYYQPAWTLVGGGLFDINKTRRSLRAVLPAGTAWVQDSVVRVEPSQKYIETRQGQKINYDFLIVACGLVLRWDKIEGLEDTLGLNGVTSNYRFDLAEYTWQLVQEMKGGQAIFSQPALPIKCAGAPQKALYLSCDHWRRQGILNNINVNFCLAGTAIFGIPQFVPPLSEYLQKYRAKVNFNHHLIRVDGPNRQATFAVETNEEGKRELTLPFDMLHVVPPQSAPAFISQSGLAEGSGWCDVDKLTLQHKHWPDIFAVGDCCSTPNAKTLAAARKQVVVVAENVAALIHGAPLTAHYDGYGSCPLTVEKGKVVLAEFGYDGKLLPTFPLLDATQPSRLAWWLKAWFLPRFYWAGMLRGVEWFAGSKRP, via the coding sequence ATGAAACCCGAAAAAATAAATACCCAGAAAAGCGTCGTTGTTATTGGCGGCGGCTCATCCGGAATAGGTATCGCGGCAAGCATAAGGAAGCGAATTAAAGACATCGATATAACGGTCGTGGAACCTAACGACTGTCATTATTATCAACCGGCATGGACCCTGGTGGGCGGCGGGCTCTTTGATATCAATAAAACACGGCGTTCCCTGCGCGCTGTCCTGCCTGCAGGAACCGCATGGGTACAGGATAGCGTTGTCAGGGTCGAGCCCAGTCAAAAATACATCGAGACTCGCCAAGGGCAGAAAATAAACTATGACTTTCTTATTGTTGCGTGCGGCCTCGTTTTACGCTGGGATAAAATAGAAGGCCTTGAAGACACCCTGGGATTAAACGGCGTCACCTCTAATTATCGCTTTGATCTTGCCGAATACACCTGGCAACTGGTTCAGGAAATGAAAGGCGGCCAGGCGATATTTTCTCAACCGGCACTACCCATAAAATGCGCCGGCGCACCGCAAAAAGCCCTGTATCTTTCATGCGACCACTGGCGCCGCCAAGGCATTCTGAATAATATTAACGTCAATTTCTGCCTTGCGGGCACGGCGATTTTCGGCATTCCGCAATTTGTCCCCCCGCTGAGCGAGTATTTGCAAAAATACCGTGCAAAGGTCAATTTCAATCATCATTTAATTCGTGTTGATGGCCCGAATCGGCAAGCAACATTTGCCGTAGAGACAAATGAAGAGGGAAAACGCGAGTTAACCCTGCCCTTCGATATGCTCCACGTGGTGCCGCCTCAATCGGCCCCGGCGTTTATTTCGCAAAGTGGGCTCGCAGAGGGATCCGGCTGGTGCGATGTGGATAAATTGACGCTGCAGCATAAGCATTGGCCGGATATTTTTGCGGTAGGCGACTGTTGCTCAACGCCAAACGCCAAAACCCTGGCGGCAGCCCGAAAGCAGGTGGTGGTGGTGGCGGAAAACGTCGCGGCGCTGATTCATGGCGCGCCTCTCACGGCCCATTATGATGGCTATGGTTCCTGTCCGTTGACGGTCGAGAAAGGCAAAGTTGTGCTGGCGGAGTTTGGCTATGACGGTAAGTTACTGCCCACGTTTCCCCTGCTCGACGCAACCCAGCCCAGCCGTCTGGCCTGGTGGCTGAAAGCCTGGTTTTTACCCCGGTTTTATTGGGCGGGCATGCTGCGTGGAGTTGAATGGTTTGCCGGCAGCAAGCGGCCGTGA
- a CDS encoding sulfite exporter TauE/SafE family protein: MDFFHFSFYIVMLLVVTGGIVGFLLALTGGGGSIVCVPLLLYMVKVPDTHLIIGTSAMSVAINALINLAAHAAKGNVRWQTGVVVSLVAVMGALAGSQMGKITDGNYLTLPFSLLMLVVAGLTLKRNRLAGTPLPSPHAAVHPAIVWPSVLALGGLAGFLGIGGGFLVVPVLVWFFRFSMVEAVATSLVVVAAMGLSTSASYAMSGKVSIAITCWLIVGGVLGGVVGVALAERLKKREDIINVLYAVMLLALALYMLFKSL, encoded by the coding sequence GTGGATTTTTTCCATTTCAGTTTTTATATCGTGATGCTGTTAGTGGTCACCGGGGGAATTGTGGGATTCCTCCTGGCCCTGACCGGCGGCGGCGGGTCAATCGTCTGCGTGCCGTTATTGCTGTATATGGTGAAAGTGCCGGATACGCATTTGATTATAGGAACCAGCGCCATGTCCGTGGCCATTAACGCGCTGATCAATCTGGCCGCGCACGCTGCCAAAGGCAACGTCAGGTGGCAGACCGGGGTTGTCGTTTCGCTGGTCGCTGTTATGGGCGCTCTGGCGGGATCTCAGATGGGAAAAATCACGGACGGGAACTACTTAACCCTGCCTTTTTCCCTGTTGATGCTGGTTGTCGCCGGATTGACGCTGAAAAGAAATCGCCTTGCCGGCACCCCCTTGCCGTCCCCCCATGCTGCCGTTCATCCCGCCATTGTATGGCCTAGCGTGCTGGCCCTGGGCGGGCTGGCGGGCTTTCTGGGCATCGGCGGCGGATTTTTGGTTGTGCCGGTGCTGGTCTGGTTTTTCCGCTTCTCGATGGTTGAAGCGGTGGCAACCTCACTGGTGGTCGTGGCGGCCATGGGGCTGTCGACCAGCGCCAGCTACGCCATGTCGGGAAAGGTCTCGATCGCGATTACGTGCTGGCTCATCGTCGGTGGCGTTCTGGGCGGCGTGGTGGGGGTGGCGCTCGCCGAGCGCCTGAAAAAACGCGAGGACATTATCAATGTGCTCTATGCCGTCATGCTCCTGGCGCTGGCCCTGTATATGTTATTTAAAAGCCTATGA
- the blh gene encoding bifunctional sulfur transferase/dioxygenase Blh, translating to MRIRTYHPQLSFSGAPEASDFKALSQQGYRLIVNNRPDEEPGEYLDHQQEKALAEQGGMRYVYLPYTFDTLTWETVYTFQFLLRQGRKTLAHCRSGARSACLSLLYALREGQIDEAQFRRQCDEYGADADKALSWYGKHRSVRATAEVHAFYEPESGSLQYVVADPEARRCAIIDPVLDFDRRSGTVSHQQANDILNFIHQRGWGVAWVLDTHPHADHFSAATWLAQKTGAFTGIGEKITAVQGLWEEIYNLKDLPAAKTVWDVLFADGDVFFIGNLRAEVLLSPGHTLASVTYHIADAAFIHDTFFMPDSGTARADFPGGNAEALWDSLQRILSLPADTRLFTGHDYRPAGREARWESTVREQRENNPWVVNMDKSRFVAQRKQRDATLPHPELMLMALQVNIRGGVLPDCEDDGQHYLKIPVNRFKG from the coding sequence ATGCGCATCCGCACTTACCACCCTCAGCTCTCCTTTTCGGGCGCGCCTGAAGCGAGTGATTTCAAGGCGCTGTCTCAACAGGGCTACCGCCTTATCGTCAACAATCGGCCGGACGAGGAGCCGGGGGAGTATCTTGATCATCAGCAAGAGAAAGCGTTGGCTGAACAAGGGGGGATGCGTTACGTCTATCTCCCTTACACGTTCGATACGCTGACCTGGGAGACCGTTTACACCTTCCAGTTTCTGCTGCGGCAAGGCCGGAAGACTCTGGCGCACTGCAGAAGCGGGGCTCGATCTGCCTGCCTTTCCCTGCTGTATGCGCTGCGCGAAGGTCAGATAGATGAAGCGCAGTTTCGCCGCCAATGCGACGAATACGGCGCGGACGCCGATAAGGCGCTCAGCTGGTATGGCAAGCATCGGTCCGTGCGGGCCACGGCGGAAGTTCACGCGTTTTATGAGCCGGAAAGCGGCAGCCTGCAGTATGTGGTTGCCGATCCCGAGGCGCGCCGCTGTGCGATTATCGACCCGGTTCTGGATTTTGACCGCCGATCGGGCACGGTCTCGCATCAACAGGCCAACGACATTCTGAATTTTATCCATCAACGGGGGTGGGGAGTGGCCTGGGTGTTGGATACGCACCCGCACGCCGATCATTTTTCGGCTGCCACCTGGCTGGCGCAGAAAACCGGCGCCTTCACCGGTATCGGTGAAAAAATTACCGCCGTTCAGGGGCTGTGGGAAGAGATCTATAATTTAAAAGACCTGCCTGCGGCCAAGACCGTCTGGGATGTACTGTTCGCGGACGGGGACGTCTTTTTTATCGGTAACCTGCGCGCTGAAGTCTTGCTGTCTCCCGGGCACACGCTGGCGTCCGTCACTTACCACATTGCGGATGCGGCGTTTATCCACGATACGTTCTTCATGCCGGACAGCGGTACCGCAAGGGCCGACTTTCCTGGCGGCAATGCGGAAGCCTTGTGGGACTCATTGCAGCGGATCCTGAGCCTGCCGGCGGATACCCGCCTGTTTACCGGCCATGATTACCGCCCGGCGGGGCGTGAGGCCCGTTGGGAAAGCACCGTGAGAGAGCAGCGCGAGAACAATCCCTGGGTGGTCAACATGGATAAATCCCGGTTCGTTGCGCAAAGAAAACAGCGGGACGCCACGCTGCCGCACCCGGAACTCATGCTGATGGCGCTGCAGGTCAATATTCGCGGCGGCGTTTTGCCTGACTGTGAAGACGATGGGCAACACTATCTGAAAATCCCCGTGAATCGATTTAAGGGCTGA
- the adhP gene encoding alcohol dehydrogenase AdhP yields the protein MKAAVVTKNHTVDIQDKVLRPLKHGEAALKMECCGVCHTDLHVKNGDFGEVPGITLGHEGIGVVSAVGEGVTSLKVGDRASVAWFYQGCGHCEYCVSGNETLCRSVKNAGYSVDGGMAEECIVVADYAVKVPDGLDSFAASSITCAGVTTYKAVKISDIKPGQWIAIYGLGGLGNLALQYAKNVFNAKVIAIDVNDGQLEFAKQIGADLTINSKTQNAEEIIQQQTGGAHAAVVTAVAKAAFNSAVNAVRAGGKVVAVGLPPESMDLSIPRLVLDGIQVVGSLVGTREDLKEAFQFAAEGKVTPKVTKRPLGDINAIFDEMKAGTIRGRMVIDLGMAK from the coding sequence ATGAAAGCTGCCGTAGTGACGAAAAACCATACCGTAGACATTCAGGATAAAGTGCTGCGCCCGCTGAAGCACGGCGAGGCGGCGTTGAAAATGGAGTGTTGCGGGGTGTGCCACACTGATTTGCACGTGAAAAACGGCGATTTCGGCGAGGTGCCGGGCATTACGTTGGGGCATGAGGGCATCGGCGTGGTCTCCGCCGTCGGTGAGGGCGTCACCTCGTTAAAAGTGGGTGACCGCGCCAGCGTCGCCTGGTTTTACCAGGGTTGCGGCCATTGCGAATACTGCGTCAGCGGCAACGAAACCCTGTGCCGTTCGGTGAAAAACGCCGGCTACAGCGTTGACGGCGGCATGGCGGAAGAGTGCATCGTGGTGGCGGACTACGCGGTGAAAGTGCCGGACGGGCTCGATTCTTTTGCCGCCAGCAGCATTACCTGCGCCGGCGTCACCACCTACAAGGCGGTGAAGATTTCCGATATCAAGCCGGGGCAGTGGATCGCCATCTACGGCCTGGGCGGGCTGGGCAACCTGGCGCTGCAGTATGCCAAGAACGTGTTTAACGCCAAGGTGATCGCCATCGACGTCAACGACGGCCAGCTGGAGTTCGCCAAACAGATCGGCGCCGATCTGACCATTAACTCCAAAACGCAAAACGCGGAGGAGATCATTCAGCAGCAAACCGGCGGCGCTCACGCGGCGGTGGTGACGGCGGTGGCGAAAGCGGCCTTCAACTCGGCGGTGAATGCGGTGCGCGCCGGCGGTAAAGTGGTGGCTGTGGGGCTGCCGCCGGAGAGCATGGATCTGAGCATTCCGCGCCTGGTGCTGGACGGCATTCAGGTGGTGGGCTCGCTGGTGGGCACGCGTGAAGATCTGAAAGAGGCGTTCCAGTTCGCCGCCGAAGGAAAAGTGACGCCGAAAGTGACCAAACGGCCACTGGGCGATATCAACGCCATCTTCGACGAGATGAAGGCGGGCACCATTCGCGGTCGCATGGTGATCGATCTCGGCATGGCGAAATAA
- a CDS encoding aldehyde dehydrogenase family protein has protein sequence MKYVHPGLPGSLVSFRKRYGNYIGGKFVEPVSGNYFTNTSPVTGQPIAEFPRSDAKDIELALDAAHAAADAWGKTSVQERSNVLLAIADRIEARLEMLALTETWDNGKPIRETLNADLPLAVDHFRYFAGCLRAQEGTAAEIDQNTVAYHIYEPLGVVGQIIPWNFPLLMAAWKLAPALAGGNCVVLKPAEQTPLGISVLMEEIGDLLPPGVLNVVQGFGAEAGEALARSKRIEKIAFTGSTPVGRHILACAAENIIPSTVELGGKSPNIYFEDIMQAEPEFIDKAVEGLVLGFFNQGEVCTCPSRALIQESIYPQFMEKVLARIATIRQGDPFDTDTMLGAQASQEQYDKILSYIDIAKNEGGDILAGGKRTQHGDELQNGFYLQPTLITGNNSMRFFREEIFGPVIGVTTFKDEAEALALANDTEFGLGAGLWTRDINRAYRMGRAIKAGRVWTNCYHLYPAHAAFGGYKNSGIGRETHKAALSHYQQVKNLLVSYDAKPLGLF, from the coding sequence ATGAAATATGTCCACCCCGGTTTGCCTGGCTCGCTGGTTTCGTTCCGCAAACGCTATGGCAACTACATTGGCGGCAAATTCGTCGAACCGGTATCCGGCAACTACTTCACCAACACCTCGCCGGTGACCGGCCAGCCGATCGCCGAATTCCCGCGTTCCGACGCCAAGGACATCGAGCTGGCGCTCGACGCGGCGCATGCGGCGGCGGACGCCTGGGGCAAAACCAGCGTGCAGGAGCGCTCCAACGTGCTGCTGGCGATCGCCGATCGCATCGAAGCGCGGCTGGAGATGCTGGCGCTGACCGAAACCTGGGACAACGGCAAACCGATCCGCGAAACCCTGAATGCCGATCTGCCGCTGGCGGTCGACCATTTCCGCTACTTCGCCGGCTGCCTGCGCGCGCAGGAAGGCACCGCGGCGGAGATCGACCAAAACACCGTGGCCTACCATATCTATGAGCCGCTGGGCGTAGTCGGCCAGATCATTCCGTGGAACTTCCCGCTGCTGATGGCCGCCTGGAAACTGGCGCCGGCGCTGGCGGGCGGTAACTGCGTGGTGCTGAAACCGGCGGAACAGACCCCGCTTGGCATCAGCGTGCTGATGGAAGAGATCGGCGATCTGCTGCCGCCGGGCGTGCTCAACGTGGTGCAAGGCTTCGGCGCCGAGGCCGGCGAAGCGCTGGCGCGCAGCAAACGCATCGAGAAGATCGCGTTCACCGGCTCCACACCGGTCGGCCGCCATATCCTCGCCTGTGCGGCGGAGAACATCATCCCCAGCACCGTCGAGCTGGGCGGCAAATCGCCGAACATCTATTTTGAAGACATCATGCAGGCGGAGCCGGAGTTTATCGACAAGGCGGTTGAGGGGCTGGTGCTCGGCTTCTTCAACCAGGGCGAGGTCTGCACCTGCCCTTCACGCGCATTGATCCAGGAATCCATCTACCCGCAGTTTATGGAGAAAGTGCTGGCACGCATCGCCACCATCCGTCAGGGCGACCCCTTCGACACCGACACCATGCTCGGCGCACAGGCGTCACAGGAGCAATACGATAAGATCCTGTCCTACATCGACATCGCCAAGAATGAAGGCGGCGACATCCTCGCCGGCGGCAAACGCACGCAGCACGGGGATGAATTGCAAAACGGTTTCTACCTGCAGCCGACGTTGATTACCGGCAACAACAGCATGCGCTTCTTCCGCGAGGAGATCTTCGGGCCGGTGATTGGCGTCACCACCTTCAAGGATGAGGCCGAAGCCTTGGCGCTGGCCAACGACACCGAGTTCGGTCTGGGCGCCGGGCTGTGGACCCGCGACATCAACCGCGCCTACCGCATGGGGCGCGCCATCAAGGCGGGCCGCGTGTGGACCAACTGCTACCACCTGTACCCGGCGCACGCCGCGTTCGGCGGCTACAAGAACTCCGGCATCGGGCGCGAAACCCACAAGGCGGCGCTGTCGCACTATCAGCAGGTGAAAAACCTGCTGGTCAGCTACGACGCCAAACCGCTGGGCCTGTTCTGA
- a CDS encoding sigma-54-dependent Fis family transcriptional regulator, translated as MLPDDRLPTEGASLLTHPLAESWQRSRGYGLARADQHISFIKAGLLEERRSRNDWVPQRVQPLIEQLGAQITRQPAIVVIADADGLVLETRGNTDFLHKASRFALAPGNPWGEAERGTNAIGTALALGAFCEVRGDQHYLNQNAGLNCTAAPIYRPDGHIAGILDLSAPAQRPYRDAQRLIMQAVRHIEHRWVRSAIADRHWTLRLHADAGSLGSAQELLLVFHDEVLVAANRLAMLEFQLSPAAFGSVEFAQLFPDLLRQPSGAPHQTLAGNQRHYYSLLEAPQRRVSALRSVPPPAERHDEQHQKALRILNAGLSLCVTGETGCGKEHFSRRLFQESRWRNGNFVAINCAALPEPLIESELFGYAPGAFTGANPKGYIGKIREADGGVLFLDEIGDMPAGLQTRLLRVLQEKTVTPLGSRSAYPVDFALVCATHHDLHRQVQAGAFREDLLYRIQEYSLRIPPLRERAQLEAFILQLWRELGGERRDIRLLPEALAMLARYPWPGNVRQLLSTLKVLLALADDHAVLTLDDLPQSIAVLAPRQENDDTGLEDLQAAIGRAGGNLSRAAKALGVSRSTLYRKLGRQKAAAE; from the coding sequence ATGTTGCCTGACGACCGCTTGCCCACTGAGGGCGCCAGTTTGTTGACCCATCCGCTGGCGGAATCCTGGCAGCGCAGCCGGGGCTACGGCCTGGCGCGCGCCGATCAGCACATCTCGTTCATCAAAGCCGGGTTGCTCGAAGAGCGGCGCAGCCGCAACGACTGGGTGCCGCAACGGGTGCAGCCGCTGATCGAGCAGCTGGGCGCGCAAATTACGCGCCAGCCCGCCATTGTGGTCATTGCCGACGCCGACGGGCTGGTGCTGGAAACCCGCGGCAATACCGATTTTCTGCATAAGGCATCGCGCTTTGCGCTGGCGCCGGGCAACCCGTGGGGAGAAGCGGAGCGGGGCACCAACGCCATCGGCACCGCGCTGGCGCTGGGCGCGTTCTGCGAAGTGCGCGGCGACCAGCATTACCTCAACCAAAATGCCGGATTGAACTGCACCGCCGCGCCGATCTACCGGCCGGATGGCCACATTGCCGGGATATTGGATCTTTCCGCCCCCGCGCAGCGGCCGTATCGCGATGCACAGCGCCTGATCATGCAGGCGGTGCGACATATCGAACACCGCTGGGTCAGAAGCGCGATCGCCGATCGTCACTGGACGCTGCGCCTGCACGCCGACGCCGGTAGCTTGGGCAGCGCGCAGGAGCTGCTGCTGGTGTTTCACGACGAAGTGTTGGTCGCCGCCAATCGGCTGGCGATGCTGGAGTTCCAGCTTTCACCGGCCGCATTCGGCTCGGTTGAGTTCGCCCAGCTGTTCCCCGATCTGCTGCGGCAGCCCTCCGGCGCACCGCACCAGACGCTGGCCGGCAATCAACGGCATTATTATTCGCTGCTCGAGGCGCCGCAGCGCCGCGTCAGCGCCCTGCGTTCGGTTCCGCCGCCGGCGGAAAGGCATGACGAACAGCATCAGAAGGCGCTGCGCATTCTCAATGCCGGTCTTTCCCTGTGCGTGACCGGCGAAACCGGCTGCGGCAAGGAGCACTTCAGCCGACGCCTGTTTCAAGAGAGCCGCTGGCGCAACGGCAACTTCGTGGCGATCAACTGCGCGGCGCTGCCTGAGCCGCTGATCGAGTCCGAGTTGTTCGGCTATGCCCCGGGGGCGTTTACCGGCGCCAACCCGAAAGGCTATATCGGCAAGATCCGCGAGGCGGACGGCGGCGTGCTGTTCCTCGATGAAATCGGCGACATGCCGGCGGGCCTGCAGACGCGGCTGCTGCGGGTGTTACAGGAAAAAACGGTCACGCCGCTCGGCAGCCGCAGCGCTTATCCGGTCGATTTCGCGCTGGTCTGCGCCACGCACCACGATCTGCATCGGCAGGTACAGGCGGGGGCATTTCGCGAGGATTTGCTGTACCGCATCCAGGAATACAGCCTGCGCATTCCGCCGCTCAGAGAGCGGGCGCAGCTGGAAGCCTTCATTTTGCAGCTGTGGCGAGAGCTGGGCGGCGAGCGGCGCGACATTCGCCTGCTGCCGGAGGCGCTGGCGATGCTGGCGCGCTACCCGTGGCCCGGCAACGTGCGGCAGCTGTTGAGTACGCTCAAGGTGTTGCTGGCGCTGGCGGACGATCATGCGGTGCTCACTCTGGACGATCTGCCGCAGTCCATCGCGGTGCTGGCGCCGCGCCAGGAGAACGACGATACCGGCCTGGAGGATCTGCAGGCGGCGATCGGCAGGGCGGGCGGCAACCTCAGCCGGGCGGCGAAGGCGCTCGGCGTTTCGCGCAGCACGCTGTACCGCAAGCTGGGAAGGCAGAAAGCGGCGGCGGAATGA